The following are from one region of the Petrotoga mobilis SJ95 genome:
- a CDS encoding tetratricopeptide repeat protein, translating to MLRLLKKISFLILCIFFITLNIYAGNLDSYVYNFDSDQLLVSSQRSLNVLGLYLKYYETGNEEYKTAANQTMPYILPSLKPDDSAALNVLSEYFPGNEVESINRIEILTNNYPNSVIVNALNVLMNYEVYQKSKNTEAFKKILSSIDIIEETIGENPFSTYYRSVLMWETASPQEKENIFKNLEKVHFSYPLNRDIHELLIIEAFELGKYEDVKQLSMNYVNLSQKDERIMFLIALSYYNLDEKSESRKIVDWILQNSNKKAVLSKSYELLGDISETNSQKINYYKTAIDLDPENAEALAKLGTTLYESNRSTTDNLTISRIYLTKALMYDPDNSDLKETLNTIDRKLTTRNFLTTLLPLFIVILAIFYIVFRFGSKGSNLKRPEGGSKEDSLTTSKEEKN from the coding sequence ATGCTTCGACTTCTTAAAAAAATATCATTTCTAATACTTTGCATTTTTTTTATAACTTTGAATATCTATGCTGGTAATTTGGACAGCTATGTTTACAATTTTGATAGTGACCAATTATTAGTATCATCCCAAAGAAGTTTAAACGTTTTAGGCTTATATTTAAAATATTATGAAACAGGTAACGAAGAATACAAAACAGCTGCTAATCAAACTATGCCTTATATTCTTCCTTCTTTAAAACCCGATGATTCAGCAGCTTTGAACGTTCTTTCTGAATACTTTCCCGGTAACGAAGTAGAAAGTATCAATAGAATTGAGATATTAACCAATAATTATCCAAATTCTGTGATCGTTAACGCCCTCAATGTTTTAATGAATTATGAAGTGTACCAAAAATCCAAAAATACCGAAGCGTTTAAGAAAATTTTAAGTTCCATTGATATAATAGAGGAAACAATTGGGGAGAATCCTTTCTCTACTTATTACAGATCGGTTCTAATGTGGGAAACGGCGAGCCCTCAAGAAAAAGAGAATATATTCAAAAATTTGGAAAAAGTTCATTTCTCTTATCCCTTAAACAGAGACATTCATGAATTACTGATAATTGAAGCGTTTGAATTAGGCAAGTATGAAGACGTTAAACAACTATCAATGAACTATGTGAATCTTTCACAAAAAGATGAAAGGATCATGTTTTTAATAGCCCTTTCGTATTACAATTTGGATGAAAAATCAGAATCAAGAAAAATTGTCGACTGGATTCTTCAAAATTCTAATAAAAAAGCTGTTCTATCGAAAAGTTATGAGCTTTTGGGCGATATTTCGGAAACGAACTCTCAGAAGATCAATTATTATAAAACCGCTATCGATCTCGATCCTGAGAATGCAGAAGCTTTAGCTAAACTTGGAACAACTTTGTACGAGAGTAATAGATCCACCACTGACAATTTGACAATTTCAAGAATTTATTTAACCAAAGCGCTCATGTACGATCCAGATAACTCTGATTTAAAAGAAACTCTGAACACTATAGACAGAAAACTCACTACGAGAAATTTTTTGACCACGCTGTTGCCATTATTTATAGTGATTTTGGCTATATTCTATATAGTATTCAGATTTGGTAGTAAGGGAAGCAACCTCAAGCGCCCCGAAGGGGGTTCAAAGGAAGACAGCCTCACGACAAGTAAGGAGGAAAAAAATTGA
- the lysA gene encoding diaminopimelate decarboxylase: MRGLKKELPFSEKELNNLLKSVQTPFYLYDEKGIRNRIKTLKDAFSWADFKEFFAVKATPNPNILKITKEEGCGVDCSSMAELVAAEKSGFVNNEILFTSNDTPLQEYEKALSLNAILNLDDVSHIDLLKEKYKLPDLVSIRYNPGGDFGNEIIGNLKESKFGVPKKDLINGFARLKDYGVKRFGLHAMLISNELNPQNIIKVAQFLFETAVEVNKKLVIDFEFINLGGGFGIPYKPEETELDIYYISRQIKKLYENVLLENGLKPPKIYMEHGRYITGPNGYLITKVLHIKESYKKYAGIDANSANLLRPAMYKAYHHITVLNKNSDEKTELYDVVGSLCENNDKLATDRLLPELKRGDVLVFHDVGAHGYSMGYNYNGKLRSAEYLFTKDRAFKMIRRAETLDDYFATFDF, encoded by the coding sequence GTGCGGGGTTTGAAAAAAGAACTTCCCTTTTCAGAGAAAGAGTTAAATAATCTATTAAAGAGCGTACAAACACCTTTTTATCTCTACGATGAAAAAGGTATAAGAAATAGAATAAAAACATTAAAAGATGCCTTTTCTTGGGCTGATTTCAAAGAGTTTTTCGCCGTGAAGGCAACCCCTAATCCCAACATATTAAAGATTACAAAAGAAGAAGGTTGTGGAGTAGATTGCAGCTCAATGGCAGAACTGGTGGCAGCAGAAAAAAGTGGATTTGTGAATAACGAGATCCTATTTACATCCAACGATACCCCTTTGCAAGAGTATGAAAAGGCTTTATCTTTAAACGCCATTTTGAATCTTGACGATGTAAGCCATATAGATTTATTAAAAGAAAAATATAAGTTGCCTGATTTGGTGTCCATCAGATACAATCCAGGCGGGGATTTTGGAAACGAGATAATAGGGAATTTAAAGGAATCAAAATTCGGAGTACCTAAAAAGGATCTAATAAACGGATTCGCAAGGCTCAAAGATTATGGGGTTAAAAGATTCGGACTGCATGCGATGTTGATTTCAAATGAATTGAATCCTCAAAATATAATAAAAGTCGCCCAATTTCTTTTTGAAACCGCTGTGGAAGTGAATAAAAAATTGGTGATAGATTTTGAATTTATAAATCTCGGCGGCGGTTTTGGTATACCTTATAAACCCGAAGAAACGGAACTTGATATATACTACATCTCACGCCAAATAAAAAAATTGTATGAGAATGTTTTACTGGAAAATGGACTAAAACCTCCAAAGATATATATGGAGCACGGAAGATACATCACTGGACCTAATGGCTACTTAATAACAAAAGTCTTGCATATAAAAGAGTCCTACAAAAAATACGCTGGAATTGACGCTAACTCTGCAAATTTACTGAGACCCGCTATGTACAAGGCTTATCATCATATAACGGTATTAAATAAAAATTCCGATGAAAAAACAGAGTTGTACGATGTGGTAGGATCGTTATGCGAAAATAACGACAAACTCGCAACAGATCGATTATTACCAGAGTTGAAACGTGGAGACGTCTTAGTTTTTCATGATGTCGGTGCACATGGATACTCCATGGGATATAACTATAATGGAAAATTAAGATCCGCTGAGTATTTGTTCACCAAAGATAGAGCATTCAAAATGATAAGACGAGCCGAAACGTTGGATGATTACTTTGCAACCTTCGATTTTTAA
- a CDS encoding aspartate-semialdehyde dehydrogenase, with amino-acid sequence MKIGVVGATGEVGRTFLKLFEEYKLINEISELRLFASERSQGQEIKVGSKRYTVEKLQEDSMKEKYDYLFFSAGASVSKKFAPIAQESGNVVIDNSSQFRMDEKIPLVVPEVNAELLKNYRGIIANPNCSTIQMVLALNGIHRDLGLKEIVVSTYQAVSGAGNKGIIELLNQEKGINEVKHFPKVIKNNVIPLIGEKKENGLTFEEEKMINETRKIFSDKEIKVFPTTVRVPVLYGHSESVFFRTKLDSSVDEIMKLVESTPNVEYNEEKITPIEVAGSDITFVSRIRKIEEKTFLMWVIADNIRVGAATNAIRILQKHRELN; translated from the coding sequence TTGAAAATTGGAGTTGTCGGAGCTACCGGTGAGGTAGGAAGAACATTTTTGAAGCTATTTGAAGAATACAAACTAATTAACGAAATTTCCGAATTACGGTTGTTTGCATCGGAAAGATCTCAAGGGCAAGAGATCAAAGTAGGTTCTAAAAGATACACCGTGGAAAAGTTGCAAGAAGATAGTATGAAGGAGAAGTATGACTACCTTTTTTTCTCGGCTGGTGCCTCGGTGTCAAAAAAATTCGCCCCCATAGCGCAAGAATCAGGGAATGTTGTAATAGACAATTCATCACAATTTAGGATGGACGAAAAGATTCCCCTTGTCGTTCCAGAGGTTAATGCAGAGTTGTTGAAAAATTACAGAGGAATAATTGCGAACCCTAACTGTTCAACCATTCAAATGGTTTTAGCCCTTAACGGCATACATCGTGATTTAGGTTTAAAAGAGATAGTTGTCTCTACATATCAGGCGGTATCTGGGGCTGGAAACAAGGGCATAATCGAGCTTTTAAACCAAGAAAAAGGGATAAATGAAGTGAAACATTTTCCAAAGGTCATAAAGAACAACGTTATACCATTGATTGGTGAAAAAAAGGAAAACGGGCTTACTTTTGAAGAAGAAAAGATGATAAACGAAACTAGAAAAATTTTTTCTGACAAAGAAATTAAAGTATTCCCTACAACCGTTAGAGTGCCTGTACTCTACGGTCATTCCGAATCGGTTTTCTTCAGAACGAAGTTGGATTCTTCTGTTGATGAGATTATGAAATTGGTTGAATCGACTCCAAACGTCGAGTACAACGAGGAAAAAATTACTCCCATAGAAGTTGCGGGAAGTGATATTACATTTGTCTCTAGAATAAGAAAGATCGAAGAAAAAACCTTTTTGATGTGGGTTATAGCGGATAATATAAGAGTTGGTGCTGCTACCAATGCAATTAGAATACTTCAAAAACACAGGGAATTGAATTGA
- a CDS encoding 4-hydroxy-tetrahydrodipicolinate reductase, with protein MKIGIVGYKGRMGKEIKDLFEEKNHEFVWGYDKDGEYFQEKPQLIIDFSLPEVFEKTEDYVKKFKVPLIIGTTGLQDEQIEALKTLSKDVPVVQSYNFSIGIQLFLKMADLLKDKIYGWDVEIVETHHRFKKDKPSGTAKMIKESLDKDVPISSLRLGNVAGDHVLYMANLGEVLSISHRALSRRAFAEGVLKSAEFVINKKNGYFTFTDVI; from the coding sequence ATGAAGATAGGTATAGTAGGATACAAAGGACGAATGGGAAAAGAGATAAAAGACCTCTTTGAGGAGAAGAACCATGAATTTGTCTGGGGATACGATAAAGATGGTGAATATTTTCAAGAAAAACCTCAACTTATTATCGATTTTTCACTTCCTGAAGTTTTCGAAAAAACGGAAGATTATGTGAAAAAATTTAAAGTTCCATTGATCATTGGAACAACAGGACTTCAAGATGAACAAATTGAAGCTTTAAAAACTTTATCTAAAGACGTACCAGTAGTACAAAGCTACAACTTTTCGATCGGCATACAATTATTTTTAAAGATGGCGGACCTTTTGAAAGATAAAATCTACGGGTGGGACGTCGAAATAGTTGAAACACACCATAGATTTAAAAAAGATAAACCTTCTGGAACAGCCAAGATGATAAAAGAAAGTTTGGATAAAGATGTACCGATAAGCTCATTAAGGTTGGGAAATGTAGCAGGCGATCATGTGTTGTACATGGCGAATTTGGGTGAGGTTCTTAGTATTTCTCATAGGGCTTTATCAAGAAGAGCCTTCGCAGAAGGGGTTCTTAAGTCCGCAGAGTTTGTAATCAATAAAAAGAATGGGTATTTCACCTTTACCGACGTAATTTGA
- the dapD gene encoding 2,3,4,5-tetrahydropyridine-2,6-dicarboxylate N-acetyltransferase: MNTEEIINLIANSKKKNPLKVYLKGNLKEVDFSNVEFYGNDEFGILFCEEEDFKTIYETYKDSIINYRIERDRKNSAIPLADLSKYNARIEPGAIIRDLVEIGDGCVIMMGAVINIGACIKENTMIDMNVVIGGRAQIGKNCHIGAGAVIAGVIEPPSAQPVVIENNVLIGANAVVLEGVKVGQGSIIGAGSVVISDVEPYSVVAGVPAKFIKKVDDKTKAKTQLVEGLRKLK; this comes from the coding sequence ATGAACACCGAAGAAATAATAAATTTAATAGCAAACTCAAAGAAAAAGAATCCTTTGAAGGTCTACCTTAAAGGTAACCTCAAAGAAGTAGATTTTTCCAATGTAGAATTTTATGGTAACGATGAATTCGGAATCTTGTTTTGCGAAGAAGAAGATTTCAAAACAATTTATGAGACTTATAAAGATTCTATAATTAATTACAGAATAGAAAGGGATAGAAAAAATTCTGCCATTCCTTTGGCAGATTTATCTAAATACAATGCGAGAATAGAACCAGGTGCCATAATAAGGGATCTTGTGGAGATAGGCGACGGTTGTGTTATTATGATGGGTGCCGTTATCAATATAGGAGCCTGCATTAAGGAAAACACCATGATAGATATGAACGTCGTTATAGGAGGGAGGGCTCAAATAGGGAAAAATTGCCATATTGGTGCAGGAGCAGTTATAGCAGGGGTCATAGAACCTCCCAGCGCTCAACCAGTGGTGATTGAGAATAATGTTCTTATTGGAGCTAACGCAGTGGTATTAGAAGGAGTGAAAGTAGGTCAGGGATCAATAATCGGAGCCGGTTCTGTGGTAATTTCTGATGTCGAACCATACTCTGTGGTAGCAGGAGTCCCTGCAAAATTCATTAAAAAGGTTGACGATAAAACAAAAGCCAAAACTCAACTTGTAGAAGGACTTAGAAAGTTGAAATAA
- the thyX gene encoding FAD-dependent thymidylate synthase, whose translation MKVLDKGFVTLVDMMGDDRSAVRAARVSHGKDISTDEKDRKLIDYLMEHGHLSPFEHITFTFHVKAPIFVVRQWFRHRIGMSPNEISRRYTSKNVNEFYVPDHIRVQDTKDKQSSNTYSDEQGKEGSLTANKEEALEIIEEVYQKSYEAYEKLINMGVAREMARIILPVGEYTEFYLTTNARALMHFLDLRASSHAQWEIQEYAKALALFFQKTCPWSYEAYLKYQYKGDLLK comes from the coding sequence ATCAAAGTGCTTGATAAAGGCTTTGTTACCCTTGTTGATATGATGGGAGATGACAGATCAGCGGTTAGGGCTGCCAGAGTCTCACACGGAAAAGATATATCTACCGATGAGAAAGATAGGAAACTCATAGACTACTTGATGGAACATGGGCATCTCTCTCCCTTTGAACATATTACTTTTACATTTCATGTAAAAGCACCCATCTTTGTTGTTAGGCAATGGTTTCGCCATAGGATAGGAATGTCTCCCAATGAGATAAGCAGAAGATACACCTCAAAAAACGTCAACGAGTTTTATGTCCCTGACCATATCAGAGTACAGGATACAAAAGACAAACAGAGTAGTAATACATACTCTGATGAACAAGGGAAAGAAGGCAGCCTCACGGCAAATAAGGAAGAGGCTCTTGAAATTATAGAAGAAGTTTACCAAAAAAGTTACGAGGCTTATGAAAAACTTATAAATATGGGTGTAGCTAGAGAAATGGCACGTATTATACTACCCGTAGGGGAATACACTGAGTTTTATTTAACTACCAATGCCCGAGCATTAATGCATTTCTTGGATTTAAGGGCGTCTTCTCACGCACAATGGGAAATTCAAGAGTACGCTAAGGCTTTGGCACTATTTTTTCAAAAAACTTGCCCATGGAGTTATGAGGCATATTTGAAGTATCAGTATAAGGGAGATCTTTTAAAGTAA
- the dapA gene encoding 4-hydroxy-tetrahydrodipicolinate synthase → MFKGLGTAMITPFDKELNVDYNSLKTFVKYQLDNGVDSLIVLGTTGEAPAIEEEEREKIVNTVVEIVNKKIPVIVGTGTNNVNHVLKNNKVAESAGADGLLIVTPYYNKSTQKGLVEYFKYISERTTLPIIMYNVPSRTGMNILPETVVSIHENCKNVIGVKEASGNISQIGELFSIKPDSLKVFSGNDDQVLPIMSLGGDGLISVTSNVAPRPFVELTHSILNNDLEKARKLNNQFMKLNKLLFKEVNPIPVKYAVSLLGLCENVVRLPLVKASQETEKLLKEEMERLDLA, encoded by the coding sequence ATGTTTAAAGGTCTTGGAACAGCTATGATCACACCTTTTGATAAAGAATTGAACGTCGATTATAATTCATTAAAAACTTTCGTTAAATATCAGCTTGACAACGGTGTTGACAGTTTAATAGTTTTAGGAACTACTGGAGAAGCACCTGCTATTGAAGAAGAAGAAAGAGAAAAAATAGTCAACACGGTAGTAGAAATTGTCAATAAGAAAATTCCCGTTATTGTGGGAACGGGAACAAACAACGTGAATCATGTTTTGAAAAACAATAAAGTAGCTGAAAGTGCTGGTGCAGATGGTTTATTAATCGTTACCCCTTATTACAATAAAAGTACGCAAAAAGGATTGGTAGAGTATTTTAAGTACATCTCTGAAAGAACAACTTTACCAATAATAATGTACAACGTACCTTCAAGAACCGGCATGAATATACTCCCAGAAACAGTCGTTTCTATCCACGAAAACTGTAAAAACGTTATTGGAGTGAAAGAAGCTAGCGGTAATATATCTCAAATAGGAGAATTATTTTCTATAAAACCGGATTCTCTTAAGGTGTTTTCAGGAAACGACGATCAAGTCCTTCCTATAATGAGTTTAGGCGGAGATGGACTTATTTCAGTTACGTCCAACGTTGCCCCACGACCTTTCGTTGAATTAACCCATAGCATTCTTAACAACGATTTAGAAAAGGCTAGAAAATTAAATAATCAATTTATGAAACTCAACAAACTTTTATTCAAAGAGGTTAATCCCATTCCTGTCAAATATGCCGTTTCTTTGTTAGGTTTATGTGAAAATGTCGTGAGATTACCATTGGTGAAAGCAAGTCAAGAAACAGAGAAACTTCTAAAAGAAGAGATGGAAAGGTTGGATCTAGCATGA
- a CDS encoding HPP family protein gives MNEISNIFLKFKKNWKKYVFQSLLATITIFFILLILNVQDRPIIVSSLGASTFIVFAMPKSMVAKARNLVGGHAVGFICGSIFSLFLNGNFVFSNLSYALAVGLSIFLMVVIDTEHPPAAGTALSLSITGFSLNAFLSVFISVAILAVVHHFLKPYMIDLI, from the coding sequence TTGAATGAAATTTCTAATATTTTTTTAAAGTTTAAAAAGAACTGGAAGAAGTATGTTTTTCAAAGTTTATTGGCTACCATCACGATCTTTTTCATACTTTTGATTTTGAATGTTCAAGACAGGCCTATAATAGTTAGTTCGTTAGGGGCATCGACTTTCATAGTTTTTGCGATGCCAAAAAGTATGGTCGCTAAGGCTAGAAACTTGGTTGGTGGACATGCGGTAGGATTTATATGCGGAAGTATTTTTTCTCTTTTCCTTAACGGTAATTTTGTATTCTCTAATTTATCGTATGCCCTCGCCGTAGGTTTGTCTATATTTCTTATGGTTGTCATCGATACAGAACATCCACCCGCTGCGGGTACAGCACTGAGTTTGAGTATAACAGGATTTAGTTTAAATGCATTTCTATCTGTTTTTATAAGTGTGGCAATCTTGGCGGTTGTCCATCATTTCCTAAAACCTTATATGATAGATTTAATTTAA
- a CDS encoding POTRA domain-containing protein, with the protein MKKHFLLFTVFLIAGFAFSITLLNDISYNVDISYAATDVERVLTNYGIQEGSYVGDIDIRLAIQEILKSGYFTSVSYNLDENGNLEFIFKPNPIVTNYEVEILGDELINKENIRSSISLNTNVPLSLNDFQTSMKNIQDLYIKNGYQFVDIYSNLKMSGDEITLEATEINNKEYSSDTLVFIVKEYSLWDLELRGELSQLDKENIKERIGFDFRKDWNSKFFLFRPNAKETYPSFQKVQIILNSLNQIPFFSADTNLRFEVTEIEENKGGELLLVLEGSLRKIIPQEPVVINKISFVGNESLEDFRLNEVVNEFVPLGNPVSNLDVLYAYDNLQKAYYDNGYIYTLIIPKYQDEALIFEITEPKVGEVEITQEATAKTQPYIVESLVKIKPGEVVNQQKLQDTYTSFMGTGFFQDVMIQPIQQAEDVIGFRITPIESEKLGKLMGGVTWSLPEEGQEWYQGFTGQLEVQWLNPFGYGQTFSLNSDLNPLGNYYSFGFDYDVIKLAGSDLDLGAGIHYTVSGDGEYYSNIGEDATNYLSLSVAPRYSIQDFSYITSSFTYNNYKLLDESNLNLLSGSIGYLYNSLDSPYRPYNGQYFQINGIGGVETSNANYYVGANTEGKLFYSFYKFTLGSRLKLGTVYNSNIDSNLHYQYNVGGMYSVRTSDFYEQEGENLLLFNTELAYELATGQVPLDLIAYFDYGSAQDDISNLIGGGILSFGGGLRFTVPLLGQIGFGYGWDEALQGQVWFGFGQTF; encoded by the coding sequence ATGAAAAAACATTTTCTACTATTTACCGTCTTTCTCATCGCAGGATTCGCATTTTCAATAACCCTTTTAAACGACATTTCCTACAATGTTGACATATCTTATGCAGCAACGGATGTGGAAAGGGTGTTAACAAATTATGGTATACAAGAAGGCTCCTATGTAGGAGATATAGACATTAGATTGGCTATACAAGAAATATTAAAATCAGGTTATTTTACCTCTGTATCTTACAATTTGGACGAAAATGGGAATCTGGAATTCATATTTAAGCCCAACCCTATTGTAACAAATTACGAAGTTGAGATCTTAGGTGATGAATTGATCAACAAAGAAAATATTCGTTCTTCGATCAGTTTAAATACCAATGTCCCTTTGAGTCTAAATGATTTTCAAACCTCGATGAAAAATATACAAGATTTGTACATAAAAAACGGTTACCAATTCGTTGATATATACTCTAATCTAAAAATGTCTGGAGATGAGATCACCTTAGAGGCAACTGAGATAAACAATAAAGAATATTCATCAGATACCTTGGTTTTCATCGTTAAAGAGTATTCTCTTTGGGATTTAGAATTAAGGGGAGAATTATCTCAACTGGATAAAGAAAACATAAAGGAAAGAATCGGTTTTGATTTTAGAAAAGATTGGAATAGCAAGTTCTTCTTGTTTAGACCCAACGCCAAAGAAACCTACCCAAGTTTTCAAAAGGTTCAGATCATATTGAACTCGTTAAATCAAATTCCGTTTTTCTCCGCTGACACGAATTTACGTTTCGAAGTAACCGAAATAGAAGAAAATAAAGGTGGAGAGTTATTACTGGTTTTAGAAGGCAGCTTAAGAAAAATTATTCCCCAAGAGCCAGTAGTAATAAACAAAATATCTTTTGTCGGAAACGAAAGTTTAGAAGACTTCAGATTGAATGAGGTTGTGAATGAGTTTGTTCCATTAGGAAACCCTGTGAGTAACTTAGACGTTCTTTACGCTTACGATAACCTCCAAAAGGCTTATTACGACAATGGATATATTTACACGTTAATTATCCCTAAATACCAAGATGAGGCATTAATTTTCGAAATAACGGAACCTAAGGTTGGAGAGGTTGAAATAACTCAAGAGGCAACCGCTAAAACCCAACCGTACATAGTTGAGTCCTTAGTGAAGATAAAACCAGGCGAGGTTGTCAACCAGCAAAAATTACAAGATACCTACACATCCTTCATGGGAACAGGATTTTTTCAAGATGTTATGATACAACCTATTCAGCAAGCCGAAGATGTGATAGGCTTTAGGATAACCCCCATAGAAAGCGAAAAACTCGGAAAATTAATGGGTGGTGTCACCTGGAGCTTACCAGAAGAAGGTCAAGAATGGTATCAAGGTTTTACTGGTCAGCTTGAGGTTCAGTGGTTAAATCCTTTTGGATACGGACAAACATTTTCTCTCAACTCAGATTTGAATCCTTTGGGGAATTACTATTCTTTTGGGTTCGATTACGATGTTATTAAGTTGGCTGGTAGTGATCTTGATTTAGGCGCCGGCATACATTATACGGTAAGCGGTGATGGAGAGTATTATTCGAACATCGGAGAAGATGCGACGAACTATCTGTCCTTATCTGTTGCTCCAAGATACAGTATACAAGACTTCTCTTATATAACAAGTTCCTTTACCTACAATAACTACAAATTATTGGATGAAAGTAATCTTAATCTACTTTCTGGTTCAATCGGGTATCTATACAATAGCTTAGACAGCCCTTATAGGCCTTATAATGGTCAATATTTCCAAATAAACGGTATCGGTGGGGTTGAAACAAGCAATGCCAATTACTATGTTGGTGCCAACACTGAAGGTAAACTGTTTTACAGTTTCTATAAATTCACATTGGGAAGTAGACTGAAACTGGGTACCGTCTATAATTCTAACATCGATTCTAACCTGCATTATCAGTACAATGTAGGAGGGATGTACTCTGTAAGGACTTCTGATTTTTACGAACAAGAAGGAGAAAATTTACTTTTATTCAACACAGAATTGGCTTACGAGCTTGCCACGGGTCAAGTCCCATTGGATCTCATTGCCTATTTTGATTACGGTAGCGCTCAAGATGACATCAGTAACCTTATTGGTGGTGGTATCTTGTCTTTTGGTGGCGGATTAAGATTCACAGTTCCTTTATTGGGTCAAATTGGCTTTGGATATGGATGGGATGAGGCTTTACAAGGACAGGTCTGGTTCGGTTTTGGTCAGACATTTTAA
- a CDS encoding aspartate kinase, giving the protein MQLIVQKYGGSSLADSERLNNVAKRICNKIEEGFKVLTVVSARGETTNRLIALAKETVKNPNPRELDMLLATGEQISASLLSMILNDRGIKSKSMNAFQLGLLTTSDYNEAQIRAINKEVIHKNLAKNDVLVITGFQGITEEGDLTTLGRGGSDTSAVALAASLNVKCEIYSNFAGIYTIDPKIYPNAKKLKYVTYDEMLEMAALGAKVLHPRSVEIAKKFNVELYCASSFSDEEGSYVVDNYNEYLEEPVVTGLSVAENQTQVTILNLPTDHFFINKIFEIAANKNLNIDMISIIKNNEKADISFSIVDSVIDNFREVLSDSLKNDHENFIDFKNDLVKISVVGIGMRKARGVASRFFKAIEDIPIFLVTTSEIKISCLIPKEYKQKAVENIAKEFDL; this is encoded by the coding sequence ATGCAGTTGATAGTTCAAAAATATGGAGGAAGTTCTCTTGCGGATTCTGAGAGATTGAACAATGTTGCCAAGAGAATATGTAACAAGATAGAAGAAGGGTTTAAAGTATTAACTGTGGTTTCTGCAAGAGGAGAGACCACCAATAGATTGATAGCATTAGCTAAAGAAACAGTTAAGAATCCTAATCCAAGAGAATTGGATATGCTTTTAGCTACTGGAGAACAGATCAGTGCTTCTTTGTTGTCTATGATATTGAACGATAGAGGTATCAAATCAAAATCCATGAATGCCTTTCAATTAGGATTATTAACCACTTCTGACTACAATGAGGCTCAGATCAGAGCGATAAACAAAGAGGTAATTCACAAAAACCTTGCAAAAAATGATGTTTTGGTTATCACAGGGTTTCAAGGTATTACGGAAGAAGGAGATTTGACAACCTTGGGAAGAGGAGGTTCTGATACTTCTGCTGTTGCCTTAGCCGCTTCTTTAAACGTTAAGTGTGAGATATACAGTAATTTTGCCGGTATTTATACAATCGATCCAAAGATTTATCCTAATGCAAAAAAATTAAAGTACGTTACTTACGATGAAATGCTGGAAATGGCGGCTTTAGGAGCAAAAGTGTTGCACCCAAGGTCTGTAGAAATCGCTAAAAAGTTTAATGTGGAGTTATACTGTGCATCGTCTTTTTCAGATGAGGAGGGAAGTTACGTAGTGGATAATTACAACGAATATTTAGAAGAACCTGTTGTAACAGGCTTAAGTGTGGCTGAAAATCAAACCCAAGTCACTATTTTAAATCTTCCGACGGATCATTTTTTTATTAATAAAATTTTTGAAATCGCTGCCAACAAAAATTTAAACATTGATATGATATCAATAATAAAAAATAATGAAAAAGCTGATATCTCTTTCAGTATCGTAGATAGCGTAATCGATAATTTTCGAGAAGTTTTAAGTGATTCTCTTAAAAATGATCATGAGAATTTTATTGATTTTAAAAATGATTTAGTCAAAATATCGGTAGTCGGAATTGGTATGAGGAAGGCAAGAGGAGTGGCTTCCCGATTTTTTAAAGCTATTGAAGATATCCCTATCTTTTTGGTGACTACTTCGGAAATAAAAATTTCATGTTTGATTCCAAAAGAGTATAAGCAAAAAGCCGTGGAAAATATAGCAAAGGAGTTTGATTTATGA